ACACTCATAAACTATCGATTGATAGTTCAAAAACGAAGTTCAGTAATAGCAAACCTATgttgaaaaatgataattttgaaaattctaacaAGATTTctgaatattcaaaataaaaaaaacaggtaTGTTGTTTACGTAtgcatttcatttattatttaaatcaattccaATTTTCAACTTTCATAGTTTGGAAAAATGCCCTTTTGTGGGACTTAATTTTGCATGCGGACTGTGGTGCGGTCGTTGTGTACAATGTTAAGATCGATGACTTGCATGTTGGGAGTCAGAAGACCAGCCAACATGTCAGCTCCAGTTGGGGGCAGACGATCGAATGGGAAGCCCATAGGACGGCGATCGGGATACAAGCGATCACGAACTCCACAGAAGGATGAAGCGTCACTGCAGGTGCCAACCAAGTCTTGGTCAATCTGAGGAAGAAAAGTGCGATAATGCCAAAGAGTCAATTAAATATTGGTCACATTTGGTAACGTACCCTATCGTCTTCGAAGTTTGAAACCATGACGAACAATTCACAGCGAAGGCCTTGGGGCAGACCTTTAGGAATGAGCATGTGTTGTGGCCATCCGCATCCGCAGAAGTTGAATTCAAGCTCTTCAGGTGCTCCAGCAGCTGGGCGGTTAGCATCCAAGTTACGGAAAGTCCTCTCGAATGGAATGGTTACACTCGATTCAGTTGATCGGCGGCGGATGGTGTTCTGACCAGGTTGAActgaaatttatttgtatttcaaaacactGAGCtctggttttgtttttcttcaaagaaaCTTACGTGCTACAACAAACTTATCCAACTCAACCATCAAGTGGCGTTGATCCCTCAAGAGCATAGGCTGGCCGCGTTCATCAGTCTTTGGTCCCAGGAATATACGAACTGTTCCGAAACGTTGGGCTCCACCGGCGTTGTCAATGTTGATGGTGTAGGTGAAGGCTTGGTGTTGCAAATGTGTGACTCTAGCGAAAACATTGCCTCTGGGTACGAAGTCAAGACCACGGGAGAAGTCGATGTCAGATTGTTGCCAGAAAGTTTGGAGGCTGTTAGTGCCACCGCCTTCATTGTCGACCTGAACTCCGGTAATTGTGATATCTCTGTAGTTCAACTGATTCTGGTTGTACGGGGTGAGAGACTCTTTGTGCTCTTGGAAGATATCATCGACGAATGCATGCCACTTGTAGAAGGCAGGATCACGCATAGCAGTAGCCGAATCACCAATTACTCCAAATGACTCCAGGTAACGATGGTCAGGATCGTGGATGTAAGAGATGAAGACATGACCCATGTTGTGGAGATCACCATAGAGCTGACGATTTGGTGAAAGGATTGATGATTCCATCATGTTGCCAAGAATATCAATTCCAGTGTTTTCATCGAGTGTCATACGGTTACCGGattcctatttaaaaaatagtgaatAAGCCAAGAGGCTCGTAAAAAATGTTGCCTTTTAAAACTTACATCAACAACGAATCCTTGGTGAATAGCTTCATAGAACCTATCCCTCCAACGCTCCAAGTCAGCAACATCCAATTTGATTTGATCCAATTCACGGTCAAGATCTTGCATTTGAGAGTTGGCAAAACGAGGAGGCCATGCACGACTGGCAACGAGTGAGTCCATCTTGGGGAAGTATCCTTCAGGAATTGGATCACGTAAGTTGTTGAGGCGCTTCACACGAGACATATTGTTGCTGAACCGTTCCATATTGTATCGGGCGACGATCTGCTGGTGCATGAAGTAGAAAAGCTCACCACGACGATCCTTGGCGACGATTGAGCGATCAGAAGCTTCGAATGGGTAAACCAAATGCCAATGCCAATGGTGAAGGTTGACACCCATGTCCTCACGGAAGTACCACAAACGATGCTCTTCATCTAAATCGGATGCAGTGTAGTCCCTTGGAATGACGATTGGCATACGGGATCCAGTAGGCACTACCGTGGCTTCCTCACGCAGTTCTGTGAACACTTTCGAGTCGACATACTTATCGGGGAAAGTTTCTATGAACGAGGGTAAGTCGAGACCTTTTGTATCAGGCCTATGAAGCAGAGCCACTGACAGGGCATAGTTGAAGAGGAAAGCATTCACACGATCCCTGGCGTATGCGGCAACACTCTGCAAATCATCGATGCTTCTCAATCCCAAAAAGATGTCAATCAAGCGACCAGCAATACGACGGTGACGTGGAATGAACAACGAGAACTGTTCACGACGACCAAGTGACATTGGGATCTTTAGGTCAGGAATGCTAATGTCCTTGACAGGAATTCGTTGCTCAGCTTTCTCACCGAACCGTGACTGAATTTCGCCTCCAATTGGTCGGTAACGATCAGTAAGGAACTTGTCAGGAACATCAAAGATGGTAGCCCGGTCACCTTTTTCCATGAAAATCGGTTCCGCTGGGCGGTCGAACAACAAAAgaagatttttcttttctgcCATTTTATTGTTggtattatttgatttaaataaaagtcaacGAAATGTGAGTTCGAAGTGAAGGTTTTAGACTAACACTGGTGCTCTAATGTCTAATGGAGAACGACCAAAAGACAAGTGTGATTTTTCAGTGAAAATACTTTGATTTTATACCCGAAATCGTTACCGCAGagacattcaaattaaaaatatgttgggTCTTATGTTTTATGATGATAAATACAAAGTAGGTTCATTCTAATCAAGCATTTGGTAAATTTTAGTAAGTTCAAAAGATAACTTGTGGTCTGAACTAGATTTCCTTGTATTAATCAAAAAATGCGTAACTTAGGAGTGTGGTCTTCTTAtagattatattttataattatgaaCACTTTTTTGTCTCTATAATAAGAATTGAACTTCAAGTTTAATTGTACTCGTAAGTGAATATCACACTTAATACTTCAAacttaaaagtgattttttttcaaaaagatcatttaaatgaaaacttaataCGAAATAAGGATGTATAAGAAATTACggacttttttatttatgattcataaaaatctcaaaagtttaaatataaattagttataaaaaaagacaGAAAGAGAAATGAAAATAGTCGAATTTTATCTAAGCCgatttcatccaatttttagtCCTTTCGATATATCCTTAAATACTACTTCAAGTCGTTTATCCGCATCTCGCATATTATacgaaaaaatatgtataatctTAAAACAACATCCTTGGATGAATTTATGTTTCCATCAATTTTATCCTTGCTATGTCATCTCTCGAAAGAATAAAGAGAAGCAGAAAAAAACAAGCAAGGCGCCCAAACAATGCTAAACGAGACGATATCCCTTAACACAGTTAAGTTATACCTACACTTATTATCCTTGttcttatatgtatataaaaatctataagCTCTGTGTACCTACATATAAACAGCTACTATTTGGTTGTTCCAATTTTTGGTTCATTTCGCCCGCCTCCTGACTGTCTGGCGCCATCAACtactgtatttttatttttgccacgAAAATCCTGTTTGTAGGGagaagaataaaaatgttattcaatGTGATACAACATAAAGGGCGGGACCTCCTACCGTTCGACCAATATCGTTGGGCAAGTCCTGGCTCCCAGGATTGCATTGAATTTTCAACTTTAATGGAGTTTTTTTTGGTCTTGTTGTTCGATATGGAGTTGGAGTTTGTTGTCGAATTTCGAAGTTTCCTGGACTTGTGTTGCTTGTCCTATATATTTTATGGACATCCCGGAACCATGaacatgttaaaaaataattcaattcgtGAGTTTCCAGGGGCGCTAGGGATGTTTGAATAAGGGAGTTAAAATGTCAgtacttataaaattttaaatataggaaGGAACAAAATttcgggacccactttttttcaatttaatagaGGTTTTCTCACAGACAAAGATTAAACCCAAGatatctggcatgacagtcttaTGGACTAACCATTACGCCACACGTAAGAACTTAAGTTagctttagttttaaaaattcaacaatctTGTTCTTTAGGAAGATTTCAAATACGTTTTTCTTAAGAAGAATTAGAAATTTCCTAAGTTTCGatatttgaaaatctttacCACCTAACGCCCTCGTGTAATAACCGCCCTGAATCTGTTTCAACCATCAACGAAGGATCACGTTTCATATACCTTTACTTCACATCCGCgtttcaactttttgttttttggcattcGTCCTTTCAGTTttggaaaacaatgtttttcagAGTTATCCTCGGATAGTGGGGTGATGGTGGATCGATTTTTATGAGGTTGCTTATGGGGGTTATGTATGTTGGGCGTAGTTGTAAGCCACATAAAATATAGAACACTGGGTCAATGGTATAtggatgtttttgtttaatatatgtatgtatacgaTTACGATTTATACGTTTACCGTTTCAAATGATTTATCTCTTGTTTTCGCCGCCCGCCGCTATGTCGCGTCgatgtcatttaaattttggattGGTTCTTTTGAGCATTTGTAAGTTGGGTAAGGACAGGAATTCCATGCTCTggataattttattgttttcgttGATCTTGTGGGAGAATATCTCGgtttttatgtttcaatttaattgtcATTGTGATTGTTATATgagcaatttaattaaaatccaacaaaacACAAGGGATGGAATTGGACTATTTTTTTCGTTTCCGATGTGTTTTCTTGTGAAGGACTTAAtggtttttggttttaagtAGCAGAGGTTGTTTTATACGAATAtgtttggagttttttttaggtCCCTTTAAGACCTTTTAGAGCTATGATGGGTTTAAACATAAAGTTTTTACAATTGAGTACTTACTATAGAGAGTTGGAAATACTAATCTTGAAAAGACAATCTATAAGGAACGATACCTGATCGGATAAGGTAAAAAAGGTTAGGTTAAGTACGGTTAGGTTGAAGTAGCTGTCCAAATGTCATtaacgcacgtagacctcaagggtccattgtgataccactaatgaggttactcatgggagagttaTGAACTttaacaaaccatttcgtacttttaataaagtaagagagacgttttgtgtcaatcgttgccagttcactggtgttatcgaagaagagattaccgagaaagtaattccttctaatggaaagTGCTAGACATGCACATAGAAGTTGTTGGACtatttcctcttcctcctcgtccatgcagcttctacaggagtcttttgtgtagacccctagcctcagagcatgtcttcctatgaggcagtgtcccgttattactccaattgtattgtactttgtctgctcagtgatatcaagctttttgaccgttttaagtctatgcttggccatatttgcttggttgctaaacaggtggtactctgtgaccatctagcatttgttgattctagagcatattgcttgagaagatatttgcatgtagcaagtggtgttcctatgttatgtttttgtctaacatcaggcagaagtgttccgtttttggcgagctcatcgactttgcaatttcccggcatgtctctgtggcccagcacccaaatgaggtgaaactgttccgtcatctcattcagagatgatcgacaatcgtggactatttgataGTTTgcggagacagacgcgagagatttaagagcggcttggatGTCCGAGAAGCTtggtatatccttacaagatataacgttttctttgagccaagatagtgcttctttaatcgccattacttctgcctggaatacactacattgattttgaagtctataggatagattgagattcagttgttccgaaaagataccacttccagctccgtgatcggtctttgaaccgtcagtatagaagtgtaccgcatcgtcttccaggggtctctcttctttccaggaggatcttgaagggatggacacatggaagctttaaccgaatacaatttttggggtagcgatctgggatagatctgaaactgtctagaatagtagtatgtccagtattgttactgttccattgaaaggtggctctaagcctcacacattgaggctgccaccattttggagaagatgttaagaggtgttaggtttaaaagcacttccagtgctgcggttggtgttgagcgaagtgctcctgtgatgcacatacctgttgaccgctggactttggagagcttatttagatttaccatcctgtccagtgcggtccaccatacgacagctccaaaAATAAGTACCGGTCTGATTACGGAAGTGTATAGCCAATGTGTTATTTTTGGGGAAatccccattttgatcctatggcctttttacaggtTAAAAGCGCTACAGAGACCGAGATCGATCTAACGCTATGTGTTCGAACTCAAAGTGTTCAGATCGATTTCTCGACGAAAGATCAATGTGAGAAAGTTCAAGTTTTGATTcgcaaaaagaaacaaattgttGAGGATGGGTTTTTTCTTACTCAGTTGATAAACACCTATCAACATTGAGGAGTTTCTGAATAATTTCGATACGAATCgagtttataaagggtgatttttttgagcttaggattttcatgcattagtatttgacagatcacgcgggatttcagacatggtgtcaaagagaaagatgctcagtatgctttcacatttcatcatgaatagacttactaacgagcaacgcctgcaaatcattgaattttattaccaaaatcagtgttcggttcgaaatgtgtttcgcgctttacgtccaattaatggtctacataatcgaccaagtgagcaaacaattaatgcgattgtgaccaagtttcgcactcagtttacttcattggacattaaaccagccacacgaatgcgtacagtgcgtacagaagagaaaattgcgtctgtttctgagagtgttgctgaagaccgtgaaatgtcgattcgtcgccgttcgcagcaattgggtttgtgttattcgaccacatggaagattttacgcaaagatcttggtgtaaaaccgtataaaatacagctcgtgcaagaactgaagccgaacgatctgccacaacgtcaaattttcagtgaatgggccctagaaaagttggcagaaaatcagcttttttatcgacaaattttgttcagcgattaggctcatttctggttggaAGGCtatacgtaaataagcaaaattgccgcatttgtaGTGAAGAGCAatcagaagccgttcaagaactgcccatgcatcccgaaaaatgcactgtttggtgtggtttgtacgctggcggaatcattggaccgtattttttcaaagatgctgttggacgcaacgttacggtgaatggcgatcgctatcgttcaatgctaacaaactttttgttgccaaaaatggaagaactgaacttggttgacatgtggtttcaacaagatggcgctacatgccacacagctcgcgattctatggccattttgagggaaaacttcggagaacaattcaactcaaggaatggaccggtaagttggccaccaagatcatgcgatttgacgcctttagactattttttgtggggctacgtcaagtctaaagtctacacaaataagccagcaactatttcagctttggaagacaacatttccgaagaaattcgggctattccggccgaaatgctcgaaaaagttacccataattggactttccgaatggaccacctaagacgcagccgcggtcaacatttaaatgaaattatcttcaaaaagaaaatgtcatggaccaatctaacgtttcaaataaagaatcgatgagatttttcaaatttatcgttttttttttaaaaaagttctcaagctcttaaaaaattaccGTTTAAAAATAGAAGATCTCCAATTGGTAaaggttttcgaaaattgtatagatTTAGTGTGCAATTTTTGACAGGTGAGTTTTTTTAGAAACACGCCGTGGTGCTTTGACTCATCAAGAAAAAATGAGTGTTTTTCTGCGTTATGTAGGAGATCCGGGATTTTGAAGCGGTGTTGGTGAAGACATTAGTGTCAATCAATCAACGATAACTAATGTTGTACTGCAAGtcgcaacaaaaattgcaagccGTTCAACTGATTGGATCATATTCATACACACTtctgaagaaatagaaaaagcGCAAAGGTTATGGAGCAGTAAGTATGAGTTTCCTTACGCCATTGGTACTCTGGATTGTACACATGCG
This window of the Eupeodes corollae chromosome 3, idEupCoro1.1, whole genome shotgun sequence genome carries:
- the LOC129950225 gene encoding phenoloxidase 2-like — protein: MAEKKNLLLLFDRPAEPIFMEKGDRATIFDVPDKFLTDRYRPIGGEIQSRFGEKAEQRIPVKDISIPDLKIPMSLGRREQFSLFIPRHRRIAGRLIDIFLGLRSIDDLQSVAAYARDRVNAFLFNYALSVALLHRPDTKGLDLPSFIETFPDKYVDSKVFTELREEATVVPTGSRMPIVIPRDYTASDLDEEHRLWYFREDMGVNLHHWHWHLVYPFEASDRSIVAKDRRGELFYFMHQQIVARYNMERFSNNMSRVKRLNNLRDPIPEGYFPKMDSLVASRAWPPRFANSQMQDLDRELDQIKLDVADLERWRDRFYEAIHQGFVVDESGNRMTLDENTGIDILGNMMESSILSPNRQLYGDLHNMGHVFISYIHDPDHRYLESFGVIGDSATAMRDPAFYKWHAFVDDIFQEHKESLTPYNQNQLNYRDITITGVQVDNEGGGTNSLQTFWQQSDIDFSRGLDFVPRGNVFARVTHLQHQAFTYTINIDNAGGAQRFGTVRIFLGPKTDERGQPMLLRDQRHLMVELDKFVVALQPGQNTIRRRSTESSVTIPFERTFRNLDANRPAAGAPEELEFNFCGCGWPQHMLIPKGLPQGLRCELFVMVSNFEDDRIDQDLVGTCSDASSFCGVRDRLYPDRRPMGFPFDRLPPTGADMLAGLLTPNMQVIDLNIVHNDRTTVRMQN